aatgatgttgttgcttgtttcttgAGCCAcgtaaatatttattataaaaatgttTGAAAACAGAAAAATCGTTCATTAAATCAAACGATGAGTGGTTTTTTTTCTCGCGACGAGGGAGAAAGTATCCCAATGGTTCACAAAATAAAAGGGCAACTAAACATGGGTATTGGAAGGTCACAGGCAATGAACGACAGATAGAGTCCAGTAAAAATGTGATTGGTACCAGACGCACCTTGGTATTCCATGTCGGTCGAGCTCCTAAAGGCCAGAGAACTGAATGGATTATTCATGAGTACCGCATCAATGACAAATTTCAGGTTAATTGATTCACATATTCTCCTTCCATTGATTGTTTAAGAGAGTGCATGTATTATCAAGATTTAGACTACATCAAATCAAAATCTATTTAGGTAGTTTTGAATTAGTTCCTTAGAGTGAATCTTGGTTTAATTCTTGAGAGTATATAGCACTTTACAAGCGTCAATTCTCCTTATAACTAGCTTTGTTCATTCTTGGGAGTACATAGTATTTAGCATATATTTTCATAAAGACAATTTCGCTACTTTCGATTCAATAGTTACCTTTATATGGCataaatttgatatttattaaGTACAATAAGTAACACTTTTGTGTCTCGAATCAGGATTCTTTGGTGGTTTGTCGGCTCAAGAGAAACACAAAATTCCATGCGAGTGATAGTTCTAACAAAGCTTCACGCAAGAGTAGTGGTGGAATCTCAGAAGGGGTTACAGTTCAAAGGAGCACTTGTGTGCTTACTCAAGATCGTTCTAACAAAGCTTCACGCAAGAGTAGTGCTTCACGCAAGAGTAGTTGTGGAGTCTCGGAAGGGGTTACAGTTCAAAGGAGCACTTGTGTGCCTATTCAAGATCGTTCTAACAAAGCTTCACGCAAGAGTAGTGCTTCACGCAAGAGTAGTTGTGGAGTTTCGAAAGGGGTTACGGTTCAAAGGAGCACTTGTGTGCCTATTCAAGATCGTTTTAACAAAGCTTCACGCAAGAATGGTTGTGGAGTCTCAGAAGGGGTTACAGTTCAAAGGATCACTTGTGTGCCTATACAAGATAAAGAGGTTGGGTGTAGTTCCAAGAAGGGTAACAATAATAATAGTTCTCCTTCTACTACTGCCCAAATTGAATCCAGTCGTATAGTTGCCAACGAAGCAAATCCCAAAACTTCTTCCGATCATTCTAAGGTAATAACTTGAACAATTGCATGAGAAAAGCAAGGAAATTACTTTATATGTTGTGATGTGTGGTTAGAAAGTGTGATGGAATTGAATGAAATTGTGATAACATGTAGGTGGTGGACGAAGTGGATTATTATGCAGAGATCAACTTAGTTGATATCATCAACTTAGATGAAACAGCACTCTGACGGCCATAGCCCATAGCCACCACAAGGGACAACAAATAGAGAATCACGCGGTTTCTAGATCAAAGGTTTCAACACAACTTCTTGACCAATGCTCCAACCAATCATCAAACAAAATCAACACTTTCCTGCTATACGGTTTGCTGCTCTTCACTTTCTTCGTTTGCACTTTACTAGCTCTAAGCTTTTTTCTTATCGGGAAGTCTCAAACAACTGTATAATATTCTTCATACCTCTCTCAAagtttaattataattattaattagttagAATTTTGgatcttttaaaatttgaatttcactttagagagtaaaatgtgattttttacaAACTATTCAAGATAAAAGATCACATTTTACTCTCTAAAATAAGAGtaaaatgaaattcaaactttagaaaaTTCAAATCTATTAGTTAGTGTTTGTTAAATTGTATACAAAATTACAAAGAAATATGCACTCTTCATAGCGAAATAGTAAGGACCAGGATTATATTATTCATTTACCTTACCAATGTTGAATGTATGAACATCATCACTAATATTAAATAACTAAAAGTATATGATTAAGCAATTGACTAGCACCTTCCTGATCAAATATGAAG
The genomic region above belongs to Arachis stenosperma cultivar V10309 chromosome 5, arast.V10309.gnm1.PFL2, whole genome shotgun sequence and contains:
- the LOC130981094 gene encoding NAC domain-containing protein 40-like; its protein translation is MGDRDSSGAHMSIAASSMFPGFRFCPTDHELISYYLRKKLDGDEDSVQIISELELCTFEPWDLPEKSFIKSNDEWFFFSRRGRKYPNGSQNKRATKHGYWKVTGNERQIESSKNVIGTRRTLVFHVGRAPKGQRTEWIIHEYRINDKFQDSLVVCRLKRNTKFHASDSSNKASRKSS